A section of the Drosophila sechellia strain sech25 chromosome 3L, ASM438219v1, whole genome shotgun sequence genome encodes:
- the LOC6605939 gene encoding uncharacterized protein LOC6605939 isoform X1, whose protein sequence is MRIRTSLLAVVLLATASLAEESNWGNEWAPMEDAMPSRRSVDTKPAEQADIQGRYLVHESIQSNSTTQIDEVIEQLINSRREGRNLGEYDAVYADGNIDQALQQGNDMQARNLIRDKLCGLGLMSCDVEEKRPFYSTIYAQGPPPPSGFSGGPYGPAKPMPPPSYFSGRPPMGGPPGSYGPPPSSLNSFGPPPSSVNSFGPPRKVGYEGPYKPMSGPYRPSGPGGYLEHPPPSAIDGSSDGITYTKPPPGALIYDSKPPGPIYTGGPSLGAGPVFTGASNGVPPYNYENPAGGIQGASSAPNGFYSQQSSASSSSATSSSTKVVVGAPLDALQQHVHHHYHHVEGGEGAKVPSVPIPIGAGQTINTDFSALAQSSATYTPSIQTSSGSSYSQSNAFNAGFNGASQGGLLSQNGFGISQKPTGDLYKPNSGDLYKPNSGLGNFGSSSSGGFSGSPSSSYHSQNPDYYKKELQGGASNQYNGISGGYQGQGQYQSGYDTSRQQIVDCQCVPISQCPAADRIGRKEDLILPIDPRNLGKDIEALSDDALSSNATTTAEAKKDEEKADKDDKKRTRRQADQKDDEASDLSLDAQGRQSPLEGSPLALPALQAIELIQRKVLPTYGVSFGLPYPNGGYGGYPSNILGDHVPAQNPYFGSVGPNGLNLGLVNVNPLVSVQVAKTEYGEKVVKPLVNLHVTPNANLIQKVGDFFKRKPTEAYSTHYHHHDHYSGYEHHDYDHHDHHSYPHFYGGSGPGPHFSVEMVPSTPIFEYHSGPSVQYHHHHEPSPYESSFNSIYPGSSPDFGGFGEYSQHVERSANVSGGDTDRPSNSGRRGKQLNLGPLYNIPTPAPGEAAGSDRITFPRDRRRRSVEDGVWAGAAPEEQRAYYGNRPVEKTCRINEVCCRRPLRPQAPPQQFGRCGVRNAAGITGRIKNPVYVDGDSEFGEYPWHVAILKKDPKESIYACGGTLIDAQHIISAAHCIKSQNGFDLRVRLGEWDVNHDVEFFPYIERDVVSVHIHPEYYAGTLDNDLAVLKLDQPVDFTKNPHISPACLPDKYSDFTGARCWTTGWGKDAFGEHGKYQNILKEVDVPILSHQQCESQLRNTRLGYSYKLNPGFVCAGGEEGKDACKGDGGGPLVCDRNGAMHVVGVVSWGIGCGQVNVPGVYVKVSAYLPWIQQITQSYQ, encoded by the exons ATGAGAATAAGAACTAGCCTTTTGGCAGTTGTACTGCTGGCCACCGCCTCCTTGGCCGAGGAATCCAACTGGGGCAATGAGTGGGCGCCCATGGAGGATGCCATGCCCAGTCGCCGATCCGTCGATACCAAACCCGCCGAACAAGCTGACATTCAGGGACGTTACCTGGTCCACGAGTCCATCCAGAGCAACAGCACCACCCAGATCGACGAAGTCATCGAGCAGCTGATCAACTCCCGCCGTGAGGGTCGTAATCTGGGGGAATACGATGCCGTCTATGCTGATGGTAATATCGATCAGGCCCTGCAGCAGGGAAACGACATGCAGGCCCGCAATCTTATCCGGGATAAGCTGTGTGGATTGGGACTGATGAGCTGCGATGTGGAGGAGAAGCGTCCCTTCTACTCGACCATCTATGCCCAGGGTCCCCCACCACCATCCGGCTTCAGCGGTGGTCCCTATGGTCCAGCTAAGCCCATGCCCCCACCAAGCTACTTTAGTGGTCGCCCGCCAATGGGTGGACCTCCTGGATCTTACGGACCTCCGCCAAGCTCCCTGAACTCCTTTGGACCTCCGCCCAGCTCTGTGAACTCCTTTGGACCTCCCAGGAAGGTGGGATACGAGGGACCATACAAGCCAATGTCTGGACCTTACAGGCCATCTGGACCCGGTGGCTACCTGGAGCATCCTCCACCATCCGCCATTGACGGCTCATCCGACGGTATCACCTACACGAAGCCACCACCCGGAGCCCTGATCTACGACAGCAAGCCACCAGGACCCATCTACACCGGAGGTCCTTCTCTGGGTGCTGGACCCGTGTTCACAGGTGCTTCGAATGGAGTTCCTCCATACAACTACGAGAATCCCGCGGGTGGCATCCAGGGTGCCAGCTCTGCTCCCAATGGCTTCTACTCGCAGCAGTCTTCAgcttcctcctcctcggccACATCCTCCAGCACCAAAGTGGTGGTTGGAGCACCGCTCGATGCTCTGCAGCAACATGTGCATCATCACTATCACCATGTTGAAGGTGGAGAGGGAGCCAAGGTTCCTAGTGTGCCAATTCCCATCGGAGCTGGCCAGACCATTAACACCGACTTCAGTGCCCTGGCCCAATCCTCTGCCACATACACGCCCTCCATTCAGACTTCTTCCGGCTCCAGTTACTCCCAGTCCAATGCTTTCAATGCTGGCTTTAATGGTGCTTCTCAGGGTGGACTTCTTTCGCAGAACGGTTTTGGAATCTCCCAGAAACCCACTGGAGATCTGTACAAACCAAACTCTGGAGATCTGTACAAGCCCAACTCAGGCCTAGGAAACTTTGGCAGCAGCTCCTCTGGAGGATTCAGTGGATCGCCCAGCTCCAGTTATCACAGCCAGAACCCGGACTACTACAAGAAGGAGCTGCAAGGTGGAGCATCTAACCAGTACAATGGCATCTCTGGTGGTTACCAGGGTCAGGGACAGTACCAGAGTGGCTATGACACCTCGCGCCAGCAGATCGTCGACTGCCAGTGTGTGCCCATCTCTCAGTGTCCCGCTGCCGATCGCATTGGTCGCAAGGAGGATCTCATTCTGCCCATTGATCCCCGCAACCTGGGCAAGGACATTGAGGCTCTGAGTGACGATGCTCTGTCCAGCAATGCTACCACTACTGCTGAGGCTAAGAAGGATGAGGAGAAGGCGGACAAGGATGACAAGAAACGCACCCGCCGCCAGGCTGATCAAAAGGATGACGAAGCAAGCGATCTCTCACTCGATGCTCAAGGG AGACAGTCCCCGCTCGAAGGATCTCCATTGGCATTGCCCGCTCTCCAGGCCATCGAGCTGATCCAACGCAAAGTGCTGCCCACCTACGGTGTCAGCTTTGGTCTGCCCTATCCCAACGGCGGGTATGGAGGCTATCCCTCGAATATCCTGGGTGATCATGTACCCGCTCAAAACCCGTACTTTGGTTCGGTGGGTCCAAATGGTCTGAATCTCGGTCTGGTGAATGTGAATCCTTTGGTATCGGTTCAGGTGGCCAAAACAGAATATGGCGAGAAGGTGGTGAAGCCACTGGTCAATCTGCATGTCACCCCAAATGCGAATCTTATCCAGAAAGTGGGAGACTTCTTTAAGCGGAAGCCCACCGAAGCGTATAGTACCCATTACCACCATCACGATCATTATAGTGGCTATGAGCACCACGATTACGATCACCATGACCACCACTCTTATCCGCATTTCTATGGAGGATCTGGCCCGGGTCCCCATTTCAGTGTGGAAATGGTCCCAAGTACTCCCATCTTTGAGTATCACAGTGGCCCTTCTGTTCAGTATCATCACCACCACGAACCGTCTCCCTACGAGAGCTCCTTCAACTCTATATATCCCGGATCCAGTCCCGATTTCGGGGGCTTTGGCGAGTACTCACAGCATGTGGAGCGAAGTGCCAATGTGAGCGGTGGTGATACAGACAGGCCATCGAATTCCGGCCGTCGTGGCAAACAGTTGAACCTGGGACCCCTCTACAACATTCCCACTCCGGCTCCTGGTGAGGCTGCTGGCAGTGATCGGATCACTTTCCCCCGGGATCGAAGGCGCAGGAGCGTTGAGGATGGTGTGTGGGCGGGAGCAGCTCCTGAGGAGCAG CGTGCCTATTATGGAAACCGACCCGTGGAGAAGACCTGCCGCATCAACGAGGTCTGCTGCCGTCGTCCACTGCGTCCCCAGGCTCCTCCCCAGCAATTCGGTCGTTGTGGAGTAAGGAACGCCGCTGGAATCACCGGTCGCATTAAGAATCCCGTCTACGTTGATGGAGACAGTGAGTTCGGCGAGTATCCCTGGCATGTGGCCATTCTGAAGAAGGATCCCAAGGAGTCGATCTACGCCTGCGGTGGCACCCTCATCGATGCCCAGCACATCATCTCCGCTGCCCATTGCATTAAATC TCAAAATGGCTTCGATCTTCGTGTGCGTCTGGGCGAATGGGATGTCAACCACGATGTGGAGTTCTTCCCCTACATTGAACGCGATGTGGTTTCCGTGCACATCCATCCCGAGTACTATGCCGGCACTCTGGACAATGATCTGGCCGTTCTGAAACTGGACCAACCCGTTGACTTCACCAAGAATCCGCACATTAGTCCCGCCTGTCTGCCCGACAAGTATTCCGATTTCACTGGAGCTCGTTGCTGGACGACTGGATGGGGCAAGGACGCCTTCGGCGAGCACGGAAAGTACCAGAACATTCTGAAGGAGGTGGATGTACCAATCCTGTCGCACCAGCAGTGCGAGTCCCAGTTGAGGAATACCCGTCTGGGCTATAGCTACAAACTGAATCCCGGATTTGTTTGCGCCGGCGGAGAGGAGGGCAAGGATGCCTGCAAGGGTGATGGCGGTGGCCCATTGGTGTGCGACCGGAATGGAGCCATGCACGTGGTCGGAGTGGTGTCCTGGGGCATTGGATGCGGCCAGGTGAACGTTCCCGGCGTCTACGTTAAGGTCTCCGCCTACCTGCCCTGGATCCAACAGATCACCCAGAGCTATCAATGA
- the LOC6605939 gene encoding uncharacterized protein LOC6605939 isoform X2 has product MRIRTSLLAVVLLATASLAEESNWGNEWAPMEDAMPSRRSVDTKPAEQADIQGRYLVHESIQSNSTTQIDEVIEQLINSRREGRNLGEYDAVYADGNIDQALQQGNDMQARNLIRDKLCGLGLMSCDVEEKRPFYSTIYAQGPPPPSGFSGGPYGPAKPMPPPSYFSGRPPMGGPPGSYGPPPSSLNSFGPPPSSVNSFGPPRKVGYEGPYKPMSGPYRPSGPGGYLEHPPPSAIDGSSDGITYTKPPPGALIYDSKPPGPIYTGGPSLGAGPVFTGASNGVPPYNYENPAGGIQGASSAPNGFYSQQSSASSSSATSSSTKVVVGAPLDALQQHVHHHYHHVEGGEGAKVPSVPIPIGAGQTINTDFSALAQSSATYTPSIQTSSGSSYSQSNAFNAGFNGASQGGLLSQNGFGISQKPTGDLYKPNSGDLYKPNSGLGNFGSSSSGGFSGSPSSSYHSQNPDYYKKELQGGASNQYNGISGGYQGQGQYQSGYDTSRQQIVDCQCVPISQCPAADRIGRKEDLILPIDPRNLGKDIEALSDDALSSNATTTAEAKKDEEKADKDDKKRTRRQADQKDDEASDLSLDAQGRAYYGNRPVEKTCRINEVCCRRPLRPQAPPQQFGRCGVRNAAGITGRIKNPVYVDGDSEFGEYPWHVAILKKDPKESIYACGGTLIDAQHIISAAHCIKSQNGFDLRVRLGEWDVNHDVEFFPYIERDVVSVHIHPEYYAGTLDNDLAVLKLDQPVDFTKNPHISPACLPDKYSDFTGARCWTTGWGKDAFGEHGKYQNILKEVDVPILSHQQCESQLRNTRLGYSYKLNPGFVCAGGEEGKDACKGDGGGPLVCDRNGAMHVVGVVSWGIGCGQVNVPGVYVKVSAYLPWIQQITQSYQ; this is encoded by the exons ATGAGAATAAGAACTAGCCTTTTGGCAGTTGTACTGCTGGCCACCGCCTCCTTGGCCGAGGAATCCAACTGGGGCAATGAGTGGGCGCCCATGGAGGATGCCATGCCCAGTCGCCGATCCGTCGATACCAAACCCGCCGAACAAGCTGACATTCAGGGACGTTACCTGGTCCACGAGTCCATCCAGAGCAACAGCACCACCCAGATCGACGAAGTCATCGAGCAGCTGATCAACTCCCGCCGTGAGGGTCGTAATCTGGGGGAATACGATGCCGTCTATGCTGATGGTAATATCGATCAGGCCCTGCAGCAGGGAAACGACATGCAGGCCCGCAATCTTATCCGGGATAAGCTGTGTGGATTGGGACTGATGAGCTGCGATGTGGAGGAGAAGCGTCCCTTCTACTCGACCATCTATGCCCAGGGTCCCCCACCACCATCCGGCTTCAGCGGTGGTCCCTATGGTCCAGCTAAGCCCATGCCCCCACCAAGCTACTTTAGTGGTCGCCCGCCAATGGGTGGACCTCCTGGATCTTACGGACCTCCGCCAAGCTCCCTGAACTCCTTTGGACCTCCGCCCAGCTCTGTGAACTCCTTTGGACCTCCCAGGAAGGTGGGATACGAGGGACCATACAAGCCAATGTCTGGACCTTACAGGCCATCTGGACCCGGTGGCTACCTGGAGCATCCTCCACCATCCGCCATTGACGGCTCATCCGACGGTATCACCTACACGAAGCCACCACCCGGAGCCCTGATCTACGACAGCAAGCCACCAGGACCCATCTACACCGGAGGTCCTTCTCTGGGTGCTGGACCCGTGTTCACAGGTGCTTCGAATGGAGTTCCTCCATACAACTACGAGAATCCCGCGGGTGGCATCCAGGGTGCCAGCTCTGCTCCCAATGGCTTCTACTCGCAGCAGTCTTCAgcttcctcctcctcggccACATCCTCCAGCACCAAAGTGGTGGTTGGAGCACCGCTCGATGCTCTGCAGCAACATGTGCATCATCACTATCACCATGTTGAAGGTGGAGAGGGAGCCAAGGTTCCTAGTGTGCCAATTCCCATCGGAGCTGGCCAGACCATTAACACCGACTTCAGTGCCCTGGCCCAATCCTCTGCCACATACACGCCCTCCATTCAGACTTCTTCCGGCTCCAGTTACTCCCAGTCCAATGCTTTCAATGCTGGCTTTAATGGTGCTTCTCAGGGTGGACTTCTTTCGCAGAACGGTTTTGGAATCTCCCAGAAACCCACTGGAGATCTGTACAAACCAAACTCTGGAGATCTGTACAAGCCCAACTCAGGCCTAGGAAACTTTGGCAGCAGCTCCTCTGGAGGATTCAGTGGATCGCCCAGCTCCAGTTATCACAGCCAGAACCCGGACTACTACAAGAAGGAGCTGCAAGGTGGAGCATCTAACCAGTACAATGGCATCTCTGGTGGTTACCAGGGTCAGGGACAGTACCAGAGTGGCTATGACACCTCGCGCCAGCAGATCGTCGACTGCCAGTGTGTGCCCATCTCTCAGTGTCCCGCTGCCGATCGCATTGGTCGCAAGGAGGATCTCATTCTGCCCATTGATCCCCGCAACCTGGGCAAGGACATTGAGGCTCTGAGTGACGATGCTCTGTCCAGCAATGCTACCACTACTGCTGAGGCTAAGAAGGATGAGGAGAAGGCGGACAAGGATGACAAGAAACGCACCCGCCGCCAGGCTGATCAAAAGGATGACGAAGCAAGCGATCTCTCACTCGATGCTCAAGGG CGTGCCTATTATGGAAACCGACCCGTGGAGAAGACCTGCCGCATCAACGAGGTCTGCTGCCGTCGTCCACTGCGTCCCCAGGCTCCTCCCCAGCAATTCGGTCGTTGTGGAGTAAGGAACGCCGCTGGAATCACCGGTCGCATTAAGAATCCCGTCTACGTTGATGGAGACAGTGAGTTCGGCGAGTATCCCTGGCATGTGGCCATTCTGAAGAAGGATCCCAAGGAGTCGATCTACGCCTGCGGTGGCACCCTCATCGATGCCCAGCACATCATCTCCGCTGCCCATTGCATTAAATC TCAAAATGGCTTCGATCTTCGTGTGCGTCTGGGCGAATGGGATGTCAACCACGATGTGGAGTTCTTCCCCTACATTGAACGCGATGTGGTTTCCGTGCACATCCATCCCGAGTACTATGCCGGCACTCTGGACAATGATCTGGCCGTTCTGAAACTGGACCAACCCGTTGACTTCACCAAGAATCCGCACATTAGTCCCGCCTGTCTGCCCGACAAGTATTCCGATTTCACTGGAGCTCGTTGCTGGACGACTGGATGGGGCAAGGACGCCTTCGGCGAGCACGGAAAGTACCAGAACATTCTGAAGGAGGTGGATGTACCAATCCTGTCGCACCAGCAGTGCGAGTCCCAGTTGAGGAATACCCGTCTGGGCTATAGCTACAAACTGAATCCCGGATTTGTTTGCGCCGGCGGAGAGGAGGGCAAGGATGCCTGCAAGGGTGATGGCGGTGGCCCATTGGTGTGCGACCGGAATGGAGCCATGCACGTGGTCGGAGTGGTGTCCTGGGGCATTGGATGCGGCCAGGTGAACGTTCCCGGCGTCTACGTTAAGGTCTCCGCCTACCTGCCCTGGATCCAACAGATCACCCAGAGCTATCAATGA
- the LOC6605940 gene encoding uncharacterized protein CG45076 — MYGQGLRFLLAQLVLVLLLSDVLGRLHKRNGYHYRPQQPPPIHQGGYFEPHLPAVEPPEPEKTQHSPKSYYTTSGGGSSVSSKGSGGYSIGSGLRSIAQGSADQAHSAVTNQHAAAKQAAYIAQNTLAQAASQAAATAQAALVGKQVVLQELEQQAAEAQRSLSRELEQLKTAKISARLAQQTAQAAHHHISVLTAAVNNAKSVAEQAEQTSTEVNNQLASQSQMVGQSKNRLEQVEEQLHQARVDYAATKESALKAANSAAAAQVNASKAAQHATIGLHESTNPSAHGHDGQELGGEEESYDEHLDTSGGEVGHTGGGEELSEHIRTPY; from the exons ATGTACGGCCAAGGATTACGTTTTCTTCTCGCCCAGCTTGTCTTGG TGCTCCTTTTGTCCGACGTCTTGGGTCGCCTGCACAAGAGGAATGGCTATCACTACCGACCGCAGCAACCGCCACCAATCCACCAAGGTGGATACTTTGAACCCCATCTGCCGGCAGTGGAGCCTCCCGAGCCAGAGAAGACACAACATAGCCCCAAAAGCTACTACACCACATCGGGAGGTGGCTCCTCAGTTTCCAGCAAGGGATCCGGTGGTTATAGTATTGGCAGCGGCCTGCGTTCCATTGCCCAGGGCTCGGCGGATCAGGCCCACAGTGCAGTGACCAACCAGCATGCAGCTGCCAAGCAGGCGGCCTATATAGCCCAGAATACACTGGCACAAGCCGCATCCCAGGCGGCGGCCACTGCGCAAGCGGCTCTGGTGGGCAAGCAGGTTGTTCTCCAGGAGTTGGAGCAGCAGGCAGCCGAGGCCCAGAGATCTCTGTCCCGCGAGCTAGAGCAACTGAAGACGGCCAAGATCTCCGCCAGATTGGCACAGCAAACGGCCCAAGCAGCGCATCATCACATATCCGTGCTCACAGCTGCGGTAAATAATGCAAAATCCGTGGCCGAACAGGCTGAACAAACCTCCACGGAGGTGAACAATCAACTGGCCTCCCAATCCCAGATGGTGGGTCAGTCCAAGAACCGATTAGAGCAGGTCGAAGAGCAGTTGCACCAGGCGCGCGTAGACTATGCGGCCACCAAGGAGTCCGCCCTTAAGGCGGCCAATTCCGCAGCTGCGGCTCAGGTGAATGCATCCAAGGCGGCCCAGCATGCCACGATCGGATTGCACGAGAGCACGAATCCATCGGCCCACGGGCACGATGGTCAGGAGTTGGGTGGCGAGGAGGAGTCCTACGATGAGCACCTGGACACCAGTGGCGGAGAAGTGGGGCACACTGGCGGAGGAGAGGAGCTATCCGAACATATTCGAACTCCATATTAG
- the LOC6605941 gene encoding uncharacterized protein LOC6605941, producing MAQKVIKYIGRTTDFRGNTLWELVSDLPNWGVGRLLIRNMFQRYPEPCYMRILKVQSVDEQPGEIRKVRVTVEKTWRGVTQPKPVEIYSTSYKADYELVPQDQETKYLNNKKKVEPVVLPTKIDLPPLLRELVSEETGNPNPQMKVHYKLTDNKMARLAKDGEKSTVSLALGVGQPKPVSAKLYEGLL from the coding sequence ATGGCCCAAAAAGTGATCAAGTATATCGGTCGCACCACAGACTTTCGCGGCAACACGCTGTGGGAGCTGGTCTCGGACCTGCCCAACTGGGGAGTGGGCCGCCTGCTCATACGTAACATGTTCCAGCGATATCCGGAGCCCTGCTACATGCGGATTCTGAAGGTGCAATCCGTGGACGAGCAACCCGGCGAGATCCGCAAGGTGCGGGTCACTGTGGAGAAAACGTGGCGCGGCGTAACGCAGCCCAAGCCTGTGGAAATCTACAGCACCAGCTATAAGGCAGACTACGAACTGGTGCCACAGGATCAGGAAACAAAGTACCTGAACAACAAGAAAAAGGTTGAACCAGTGGTCCTGCCCACAAAGATTGACCTTCCGCCTCTGCTCCGCGAACTGGTATCGGAGGAAACGGGCAACCCCAATCCCCAGATGAAGGTCCACTACAAACTGACCGACAACAAAATGGCCAGATTAGCCAAGGATGGTGAAAAGTCAACAGTTAGCTTGGCTCTTGGTGTGGGCCAGCCGAAACCCGTGAGCGCCAAGCTTTACGAAGGATTATTATAA
- the LOC6605942 gene encoding coiled-coil domain-containing protein 186 translates to MESAQATAPAEMENPPSVENGDSGRDSNHIEEKTNGDVDMKADSIEQQLEEESDVKTESYGDQVADQDKGKIEQDLKAAVLEQVPIEEEELSLRFKDLQAQENVKELQQTSSQSLQNDILSHVHCLAQLEEQRRNYEQQLEQLRTSNIQKDNMITLIQRENAILGKEKQACRKEMEMANKEKEATVIKFAMKEKLLIDAKKEKEAVEKQLAETKKEVKNVSTRFLAVSEEKSRMTYIIDEKCNEVRKYQRECEKYKTEMGHLESKLKYHINKLNIETEAKAVVERKLEEEKNAPNKLEEKANEKLKMEFEANTILLKHEITSKTEALDKLTKEQQKLSEANKELQNQLQEITTEHNQLIEEFNRLRELHNSVECSYSDELLNSAKLRGQLEELQLLRTQNTINEEKLMDQQKRTQKLEALVQDNESELEQLKVKKQELLTINKEMSELIVQLQNDICLAEAKAQGLDAENKLLKQEKLTYDTKYNQLEQQLSLEASEKNEERLLLAKHLSEKTKMYELTKQKLEDVQGDFEATQHKHATVLKELHRELNKYKRGITEPKTPISYCSNCQQAINGYPTENSQQRSHSRSSSHGSMHSGSRRASESSESETVASSATTVQQPPQQQDLQAVPSKKVLVERILRLQQATARQTERIEFLENHTAALVAEVQKKSKVVQHYMLRDQTAGALTTSRSDQNKSELVKYGNGIMAAIYGGSSKAGGENKAMSLELSLEINKKLQAVLEDTLLKNITLKENLDVLGLEVDNLTRKLRSLEGSCK, encoded by the exons ATGGAATCAGCGCAGGCAACAGCGCCGGCTGAGATGGAAAATCCGCCCAGCGTGGAAAATGGTGATTCTGGCCGGGATTCTAACCACATAGAGGAGAAAACAAATGGAGACGTGGATATGAAAGCGGATTCCATTGAACAGCAGCTGGAAGAAGAAAGCGATGTGAAAACTGAGTCTTATGGGGATCAGGTTGCTGACCAGGATAAGGGCAAAATAGAGCAGGATCTCAAGGCAGCCGTACTGGAGCAAGTGCCAATCGAAGAGGAAGAACTAAGTCTGCGATTCAAGGATCTGCAGGCCCAGGAAAATGTGAAGGAACTGCAGCAAACCTCGTCGCAATCTCTGCAGAACGACATCCTATCCCATGTCCACTGCTTGGCCCAGCTTGAAGAGCAGCGCCGCAACTACGAGCAGCAGTTGGAGCAACTGCGTACGTCCAATATCCAGAAGGACAACATGATCACCCTCATTCAGCGGGAGAACGCCATTCTGGGCAAGGAGAAGCAGGCCTGCCGcaaggaaatggaaatggccaaCAAGGAGAAGGAAGCCACCGTCATTAAGTTCGCCATGAAGGAGAAGCTACTTATCGACGCCAAGAAGGAGAAGGAGGCGGTGGAGAAGCAGCTGGCCGAGACCAAAAAGGAAGTAAAGAATGTGTCCACCAGATTCCTGGCTGTAAGCGAAGAAAAGTCCCGCATGACGTACATCATCGATGAAAAG TGCAATGAAGTCAGAAAATATCAAAGGGAGTGCGAAAAGTACAAAACTGAAATGGGTCACTTGGAATCCAAGCTCAAGTATCACATAAACAAACTGAACATTGAAACAGAAGCCAAAGCG GTTGTAGAACGCAAACTGGAAGAGGAAAAGAATGCTCCGAATAAACTGGAGGAAAAGGCAAATG AGAAACTGAAAATGGAATTTGAAGCCAACACAATACTCTTGAAACACGAGATTACCAGCAAGACTGAGGCTCTGGATAAGCTCACCAAAGAGCAGCAAAAACTAAGCGAAGCAAACAAAGAACTGCAGAACCAGCTTCAGGAGATCACCACGGAG CATAACCAGCTCATAGAGGAGTTTAATCGTTTGCGAGAGCTGCACAATTCCGTAGAATGTTCGTACAGTGATGAGCTACTTAACTCCGCTAAACTCAGGGGGCAATTGGAGGAACTGCAGCTTCTGCGTACTCAGAACACAAT AAACGAAGAAAAACTGATGGACCAACAGAAACGGACACAGAAACTGGAGGCTTTGGTCCAAGACAACGAATCGGAGCTGGAGCAACTGAAAGTTAAAAAGCAGGAGCTACTCACTATTAACAAGGAGATGAGTGAACTAATTGTGCAGCTGCAGAATGATATTTGCCTGGCCGAAGCAAAG GCCCAGGGACTTGATGCTGAGAACAAGTTACTGAAGCAGGAAAAGCTCACCTACGACACCAAGTATAATCAACTGGAGCAGCAACTAAGTTTGGAGGCATCCGAGAAAAATGAGGAGCGACTGCTGCTGGCCAAGCATTTGTCCGAAAAGACGAAGATGTACGAACTGACCAAGCAGAAGCTGGAGGATGTTCAGGGTGACTTTGAGGCTACCCAGCACAAGCATGCCACCGTGCTGAAAGAGCTTCACCGCGAGCTGAACAAGTACAAAAGAGGAATTACGGAACCGAAGACACCAATCAGCTACTGCAGCAACTGTCAGCAGGCAATCAATGGCTATCCAACGGAGAATTCTCAACAAAGGAGTCATAGTCGCTCCAGTAGCCACGGCAGCATGCACAGCGGCAGTCGGCGGGCCAGCGAGTCATCCGAATCGGAAACAGTGGCCAGTAGTGCCACCACCGTGCAACAGCCGCCACAGCAGCAAGATCTCCAGGCGGTACCGTCCAAGAAAGTCCTCGTGGAGCGAATACTGCGACTGCAGCAGGCCACGGCCCGCCAAACCGAACGCATCGAGTTTCTGGAGAACCACACGGCCGCTCTGGTGGCCGAGGTGCAGAAGAAATCCAAGGTGGTGCAGCACTACATGCTCAGGGATCAGACTGCCGGCGCATTAACCACATCGCGCAGCGATCAGAACAAAAGCGAGTTGGTCAAGTACGGAAATGGGATCATGGCAGCCATCTATGGTGGATCCTCGAAGGCGGGAGGCGAGAATAAGGCTATGTCCCTCGAACTTTCTCTGGAGATTAACAAGAAACTGCAAGCTGTGCTCGAGGATACGCTCTTGAAGAATATAACGCTGAAAGAAAACCTCGATGTGCTGGGACTCGAAGTGGACAATCTCACGAGGAAATTGCGCTCCCTGGAGGGCAGTTGCAAGTAA